The stretch of DNA AAACTCTTTATATGGGGTCCGGCAATGCCGGCGAGACAACCTTCGATCTTTACCCCCGCCATAAGCTCGGCTTCCTCGACAGCCTTTTTGATGGAATTGACGGTGCTGTCCATGTTGACGACCACGCCTTTTCGGAGGCCGGTGGAAGGGTAGGATCCGATCCCGATGACATTGATCTTGTCTTCTATGACCCGGGCCACGACAACGCAGATCTTCGTGGTTCCAACGTCAAGGCCTACAAGGAGCCCTCCTTCCTCTTTCAGCATATCAACCCTTCCTTTCCTGGATTATGGCACCCTTCTCAAACCGCGCATCTATGCATTTTATCAGGAGCCCTCTTTTTTTGGCATCCTCAAAAACCGTGACCGCCCTTTTCAGCCTCTTGTCCTGATCCTCTTTTCCAAGGATGATCTCCACGCCGCTTTCAAGGCCAAAAAGAGTGATGCTTCCTTCATTGTAGTAAATCTCGGAAAGACTCTCTTTCTTTAGCAATCCCCCTTTAATCCAAGAGCTTACCTCACGGTAGACGCTTTTCACATCGCCTTTGTCACGGGCATTTATAATAAAGAGGCCCTTCCCATCTCCTTTTATGAGTCCTCTGTAAGGTTCTCCGTCCTCATCAAGTACGTGTATATTCCCTCCGCCGTCCACCCACAGGGCACAGGGCTTCTTTTCCTTCACGTCGATAAGGATGGAAAAGGGGTACATGCGTTTGACACTCACCTTTTTCACGAAAGGATGGGACGCGATCATCTCTTTCATTTTCGCCGCATCTATTTTGAGAAGACTTTCCCTGAGTAAAGGAGATATTTTGTTCATTATATCCGCTTCTCCTAATTGTTGCACACCGCTTATCCTGACGTTCTTGAGAAAAAATATAGGTTCATCCTTCGAAAAAAGATAGATGAGGGTCAGAACCGACAAAGCGCATACTGG from Syntrophobacterales bacterium encodes:
- a CDS encoding FtsQ-type POTRA domain-containing protein codes for the protein MKKILSMLFLIPVCALSVLTLIYLFSKDEPIFFLKNVRISGVQQLGEADIMNKISPLLRESLLKIDAAKMKEMIASHPFVKKVSVKRMYPFSILIDVKEKKPCALWVDGGGNIHVLDEDGEPYRGLIKGDGKGLFIINARDKGDVKSVYREVSSWIKGGLLKKESLSEIYYNEGSITLFGLESGVEIILGKEDQDKRLKRAVTVFEDAKKRGLLIKCIDARFEKGAIIQERKG